The genome window CCTGACTCAAATGTCATGATTTCACGACAAGCACTTGCCCTTTATCAGAGGCAGACGTATCGTTTCGGTTTTAAAAACCATTAAAAACAGCTAAACGACTGTACAAGCTGTACGAGAGAACTATGTCGCAGACAGATATTGAGCATATCAAACAAGTGTATGCAGAAGCCGATTTGCTTTTTACACCCGCCGAAATCGAAGCCGCAATTACTACTATGGCCCAAGCCATTACTCAAGACATGCGTGATGCCAACCCTGTAGTTTTTTCAGTAATGAATGGGGGGCTTGTGATCGCTGGTCAGTTACTGACCAAATTAGACTTCCCGTTAGAGGCCAGTTATTTACACGCTACTCGCTACCGTAACAGCACATCAGGCCATGGTTTAGAGTGGAAAGTGGCTCCGATGATCGACTTTAAAGATAGGCCAGTGCTCATCATTGATGACATTCTTGACGAAGGCCACACACTGGTTGAAATAGTAGAGCATTGCAAAGCAAAGGGAGCCGCTAGCGTTAAAACGGCTGTCTTAGTCAACAAACTGCACGATAGAAAAGCTCGCCCTGATTTGCAGGCTGATTTTGTAGGCCTAGAAGTTATCGATCGCTACATCTTTGGCTTTGGTATGGACTACCATGGCTACTGGAGAAATGCAGACGGTATCTATGCCGTTAAAGGGATGTAAAAAATCATACGTGCATAAAAAAACGGAGCGATAGGCTCCGTTTTTTTATAGTGAGTCACGCACAATTGAGCAAGCGCTTAGTCACGATGAAGCTCGTCAAATAAATCAATAAATTCTAACGTTAGCTTATGGTTGGGAGCCAAATGAATAAGCGGCTTTGATACGTTATGCGATTCTTTCATTTTCACTGAAGACGATATTTTAGCGCTCAATACCGGTAATGAATCAGCTTCTAGTTCTGCTACTATTTTCTTAGGTAAAGAAGCACGAGGCTGGTATTGATTCACCACGATTCCCTCAATACTCAGACCTTCATTATGATCCATTTTGGTTTCGTTAATATTGTCCATCAACGAGTAAAGTGCATGACGAGCAAACTCGTCACAATCAAACGGAATCAAGCAGCGCTGCGCAGCCACAAGCGCTGATAGGGTAAAAAAGTTAAACGCTGGCGGCGTATCAATATAAATAGCGTCATAATCGGTCAGCTGATCCAAAGCCTCTTTTAACTTGTAAATTTTATGCTTGGTCTCTAGCCGGGTTTGTAAGTCTGCGACATCAGGGTTTGCCGGTAACAAAAACAAATTGTTGTAAGGCGTTTCATGAATAAAAGCCTCAGGCCCTTGCGGTTTCAACTGAAAAGTCAGTGTCTGCTCAAAAAACGCTTTGATGTCTTTATCTAGCTGGTCACTCCCTTCCCCATAGATATATTGAGTTGAGTTACACTGGGGATCTAAATCGATCAGTAAGGTTTTTAAGCCTCGCTGAGCGCTAATCGCTGCGAGATTTGAAGCAATACTGGACTTACCTACACCGCCTTTTTGATTAAAAACCACACGCTTCATCTAAATCCCCTTATGTATCATCCTTGAGAAAGTAGTTCTCGAAGATCAATAATTGCCGCATTAGCCCGCGATATATACGAAGCCATTACCAATGAGTGGTTAGCTAAGAAACCAAACTCCGTGCCGTTCAAAATCATAGGACTCCAAATTGTGGCTTGCGTGGCCTCTAGTTCACGAATAATTTGCAACAAGCTTACACGTGCATTTTTCTTATCAAGCGTAGGTCCAAAGTCTTGTTCAATTCCTTTCAATAGATGGATCAGCGCCCATGATGTCCCTCTAGCTTCATAGAAAACATCATCAATTTCTAACCATGAGGTTTTAATCTCGGTATCGTCCGCTTTTTGCGTGGAGTCTCCCGTTGAAGACTCAAACCCAGCATCCGTATCTAAACGTTTTTGCCCCACGCTAGCGCTCAGACGCTGCGACAAGCTACCTAAACGTGTGCTCACATCGCCCAGCCAGTCATTCAAGTTATCAGCACGAGCATAAAACTGAGCATCGGTTTGCTGAGGGTCAAGCAATCGATTGAAGTAAGATTTTTGCAAAGAAAGCGATTTTCGGTACTCAGATTCTGTAGACGGAAACAGCCAGCTGTTATTGTTAAAGTTTAATAAAGGCTCTGCTTTAGCAAGATCGACATCTTCCGTCGATTGCGACTGTGATCGACTAAAATCTTTTCGCATGGCTCGTGCCATGTCACGGGCCTGAACAAGCACACCAAACTCCCAGTGCTCGATATTATCCAACCACAGACCTGGCGGCGTTTTGTCGTTGGTTAAATAACCACCGGGCTTTTCTAACAAAGTTTCAGTAATTTTAACCAACGCCCCCATCGTACCCGCACCAACAACTGGCTGAGCTGACGCATCCGTAACCGACGCATCGCGTACACTGAACTCTGAAGGTTCAATACTCCAATAAACCCCCAAGCCAACGCAAACCAACAAATACACAATGACCAACGAGGAAATAGCCTTAGCAATTTTGCTTCCGGCAAATAAG of Neptunomonas phycophila contains these proteins:
- a CDS encoding hypoxanthine-guanine phosphoribosyltransferase translates to MSQTDIEHIKQVYAEADLLFTPAEIEAAITTMAQAITQDMRDANPVVFSVMNGGLVIAGQLLTKLDFPLEASYLHATRYRNSTSGHGLEWKVAPMIDFKDRPVLIIDDILDEGHTLVEIVEHCKAKGAASVKTAVLVNKLHDRKARPDLQADFVGLEVIDRYIFGFGMDYHGYWRNADGIYAVKGM
- a CDS encoding ParA family protein, translated to MKRVVFNQKGGVGKSSIASNLAAISAQRGLKTLLIDLDPQCNSTQYIYGEGSDQLDKDIKAFFEQTLTFQLKPQGPEAFIHETPYNNLFLLPANPDVADLQTRLETKHKIYKLKEALDQLTDYDAIYIDTPPAFNFFTLSALVAAQRCLIPFDCDEFARHALYSLMDNINETKMDHNEGLSIEGIVVNQYQPRASLPKKIVAELEADSLPVLSAKISSSVKMKESHNVSKPLIHLAPNHKLTLEFIDLFDELHRD
- a CDS encoding DUF2333 family protein — translated: MDTVKKMWFRFWDGTTGLFAGSKIAKAISSLVIVYLLVCVGLGVYWSIEPSEFSVRDASVTDASAQPVVGAGTMGALVKITETLLEKPGGYLTNDKTPPGLWLDNIEHWEFGVLVQARDMARAMRKDFSRSQSQSTEDVDLAKAEPLLNFNNNSWLFPSTESEYRKSLSLQKSYFNRLLDPQQTDAQFYARADNLNDWLGDVSTRLGSLSQRLSASVGQKRLDTDAGFESSTGDSTQKADDTEIKTSWLEIDDVFYEARGTSWALIHLLKGIEQDFGPTLDKKNARVSLLQIIRELEATQATIWSPMILNGTEFGFLANHSLVMASYISRANAAIIDLRELLSQG